GCCGTGGGTGGCGCGGCTCGTCCACAGTGGCCGACGGGGTCCGGCCGTCCCGCCTGGCTGCCGGCCACCGGAGTGCTGGACTGGGTGGCGGGGTGCACCTACACCGGCCTGCCCACCGCACTCGCAGAGGTGCGCAACGTCATGGGCTGCACCATGTCCTTTCGCCGCACCGTGTTCGACGCGATCGGCGGCTTCTCCACCCGAGTGGGCCGGGTGGGCACGCTTCCCCTAGGGTGCGAGGAAACCGAGTTGTGCATCCGCGCCCACCGGCAGTTGCCCCGGGCCCGCATCCTGTTCGAACCGCGCGCGACCGTGACCCACCAAGTCAGCGTGGACCGGCTGACCTGGTCTTACCTGCGCCGCCGCAGCTGGTCCGAAGGAGTCTCCAAAGCCGCAGTGAGCCGGCTGGCCGGTACCGGACCCGCGCTCGCCGTCGAGCGCCGCTACGTCGCCCGCGTGCTCCCGGCCGCCGTGGGACACGAGCTGGTCCAGGCCGCACGGGGACGACCGGCCAACGCGAGCAAGGCCATCATCGCGATCGCCACCGCGCTCCTGGCCACGGCCGGGGGCTACCTGCGCGAGTCGGCCCGACGACGAAGCAGTTCGGTACCTTCCGCCGCCGAACCCGCCGTCACCGCGCCCGCGACGGCGGTCACCGAACTCGACATCCGCCACGGGCCGGAGGCACTGCCTGTTCCCGCGAACCCCGGGATCGTCTACCGCGACGCGCAGGTGCTCGTGCGTGACGGGCGCTGGGCGCTGGACCTGCTCCGGTTGCCCGTCACCGGTACGCGCGTGAATTCCGAGGACCTTCGCCTCGCCGCTCCGCCAACGCGGCCCGAACCGGGCTCGTGGACCCCGAAGGTGAGCGTCGTGGTACCAACGGCCGACCGCGCCGACAAGGTCCGCCGGTGCGTGAAATCGTTGCTGGCGACCGACTACCCGGACCTGGAAGTTCTGCTGGTCGACAACCGGCCGCACGCGGCCGCAGCCGCCGCGCTGGTCGAACTCGCCTCGGGCGACCCGCGGACCCGGTACCTCGCCGAAGCCGAGCCCGGTGTCAGCCGAGCCCGCAACACCGGCCTGGCCGAGGCGTGTGGGCCGCTGGTCGCCTTCGTCGACGACGACATCGAGGTCGACCGGTGGTGGCTCGCCAACCTGGTGGCCGAACTCGCCGACGAGACCGTCGACTGCGCGACCAGCCTGGTTCTGCCGACCTCACTGGACACTCCCGCCCAGCGGAAGTTCGAGCAGCTGAAGGGTTTCGGCCGAGGCGTGCGCCGCCAAGTGTTCGGTCCGGACCTATCCGGCGGCGGCTCGCAGAACCCGTTCACACCCGGGCAGTTCGGTCCCGGCGGCTGCGCGCTCTGGCGCCGCTCCACCCTGGCCGGCCTGGGCGGGTTCGATCCACTGCTCGGCCCGGGTACGCCCACCCGCGCCGGCGAGGATCTCGAACTGTTCCTGCGGCTCGCGCGCGCCGGTGGCTCCATCGTCTACACGCCGCACGCGGTGGCGTGGCACGAGCACAGCGCGGAATGGGCGGAGCTGCGCGATCACTTGCACGCCTACAGCATCGGGTTGTCGGCGATGTTCGTCCGCCACCTGCTGCACCGGCCCGGGGACGCCGGGGCGATCGCCGCGGTGGTGCCGAGCCGTGTCCGCCGGATCCTGCTCGCGCGATCCTCGCCACGAGACGATGGTTCGGCCGGACCGGGCGCACGGCTGCTGCTGGAGCAGCTCACCGGCCTGGCCTGGGGGCCGGCTGCGCTCGCGCGCAGCGCCTGGCGCGCGCGGTGCAGGTGGTCGCGATGCCCCTGAACGAGCGGCGAGCGGTGGCCGCGGTCCTGCTCGGCCTGACCACGACCGTGCTGCTGCTGGCGGCCTTCCGCGTGACCAGCGAAGTGCGGCTGTACCTGGACGTCGCGTTCGTGCTCCTGGCACCGGGGTGGGCAGTGGTCGCCCACGTGCGGCTCGCCACCCGCGCCGCGGAGTGGATCACCGCGATCGCGATCGGCCTGTCGGGGACGTTGCTGATCGCACAGATCATGGTCTCGACCCACTGGTGGCACCCGAAGGTGGGCTTCGTCATGGTCGCGGTGGCCACGTTCTTGGCGCTGCTGTGGCAGCTCATCGCGCCCCGCACCGCAGGGGCGGCGCGGTGACGAGACTTGCCTTGGCGCTTCCCGGGTTCAGGCGGTCCAAGGACCTCGAAACGCCGACGCAAGAATCCGTCCCAGGCAGCCCCTGGTGGCAGGGGCGCGACGCGCTGAGTCCCCTGCTCGCCCTCCTTGCCGCGTTGCTGTGGCTGATGGGGCTGCGTCCGGTTCTGCCGACACAGCTCGGCAGCCTCGGTTTGATCACCGCCCTGTCGCCGGTACTGCTGGCGTCCTACCCCGTACTCGTCGCGGCGGTGGTGCTCGAACTGGTCCGGCGGCGTCCGCGTCCGCGGGTGCTGGCGTGCGTCACCACGCTGGGCGTGGTGCTCGTCTACGGGCTGCAGCCGGCGACCGAACAGACGGCCCGGCTGACGGTGTCCTGGCTGCACACCGGTTTCGCGCGCTACATCGCCGAGAACGGGCACGCGCTGCAGGGCTACGACGCGCGGTTCTCGTGGCCAGGGTTCTTCTCCTTGACCGCGTTCCTGACCAAGGCGAGCGGCCAACCGGACGCCTCCCCCTCCTGCAGTGGGCGCCGGTGTTCTTCGCCGGTGCCGCGGTGCTGGGGATGCGAGCACTCGCCGCCGCGGTCTTCGGCAACGGGCGCGCCGGATGGCTTGCGACCTGGATCTTCCTGCTGGCCGAGTGGACCGAGCAGGACTACCTGTCGCCCCAGGCCGCCGGCTACCTGATCATGCTCGCCGCGCTGGCGCTGACCGTCCGGTACCTGGTGCGCCCCGGCCTTGCCCACCCGGTGCGGTCCCGGCCGGGCCGCCGCCTGCCGCCGGCGAACCTGCCGCGCGAACGCTTGGCCGTACACGGGCTGATCCTGATCTTCGCGCTGGCGCTAGCACCCACTCACCAGCTGACGCCTTTCGTGCTGGCGGGACTACTTCTCGTCATGGCGCTGACCCGGCGGCTCTGGCCGGGCTGGCTACCGTGGCTGGTCCTGGTACCCGCGCTGGTGTGGTTCTCGCTGGGCGCCAAGGATTTCTGGCAGGGCCAGCTGCACATGGTGGTCGGCGACATCGGGCAAGTGACTTCCTCGGTGGACCAGGGCATCACCGGCCGGTTCACCGGCGACGCGGGACGGACGGCCATCCTGATCGTGCGCGTGGCGCTGACCGGGGCCGTCGGCGCTCTGGCGCTGGGCGGCTGGTGGGTGCGGCACCGCCGGGGCCTGCACTCTCTGCCCTTGGTGGTGCTCGCGGCCGCCCCCCTGGCGATGGCCGTGCTCCAGTCCTACGGCGGCGAGGTCTTCGTCCGCTGCTACCTGTTCGCGCTGCCGTTCGCCGCCCTGCTCGCCGCGGGTGGGCTCGACGCGGCGCTCGGCGCGCGAGCTGCGCCGGGACCGCTGGCCACGACGACGCGGGTGGCTCACCGGTTCCCCCAGGCCGGGCCCGTGGTCGTCGGGCTCGTGCTGACGTTGCTGGGCCTGGCGACGATCACCGCCCGAGGCGGCGGCGACGCCTACCTCAGCTACACCCGCAGCGACGTCGCCGCAGTGGCGGACGCCTACCGGCTGGCCAAGCCCGGCCAGACGATCAGCGGGCTCAGCGCCGACGCCACACCGCTGGGCTTCGACAAGATCGGGGTGGTGTCGCAAACGTCGATCGAAGACACCTGCCCGCGCTACATCCAGGTGACCGACTGCGTACAGGAAACGGCGCCGGACTACCTGGTGGTCATTCCCTCGCAGGACAACTACGGGCAGATCTACTACGGGCTCCGGGCCGGCTGGACCGACCGCCTCGTCGCGGATCTAGTCCGCTACGGGAAGTACCGCGTGGTATTCGACGAAGGTGGCAGCCGGCTGCTGGCCCGCACCGGAGGAGGAGAGGGGCGATGAACGACGCGTTGCTGGTGCTCCTCACCGTTGCGCTGGCAGTCGCATTCGGTGCGATCGTCTTCGCGCGCACGGTGCTGACGGAACGGGCCGCAGGAAGGCACGGCAGGCCACACACCCGAACACCGCTCGTGCGCCGGCTCGACGGGGCCGGCGTGGTCGTCACCGCGCTCGTCATCGCCGCGGTCGTGTTCCGCGTCGTCAACACGGTGCTGTGAACGAGTGGGCTATGCTTGCGGTCAACCCGGGATTTCTGGAGGGTCGCCATCAGTATCCCCACCGGAGGGCGCGACCAGTGCCGTTGCGGTCACCATCGCGATGCGCACACCCATCTGCGTGGCGGAACCGAATGTGCACTCTGCCCGCCTGGCGGGTGCCGCCGCTTCCACACGCCGGGCCTCCTGGCGAAAATTCTTCACCGACTCGGGTCACGCGGCTGACGTCGCCGGAAGCCTGAGCCGCAACAAGAGTGACCCACGGCCACTCATGAGCGCCCGCGCTGGACGCAATCGAGTAGTACCGCCGCACCGGCACAGTCGTAGCGCCGAGCTGGGAGTCCTCCGGTTGACAACCGATCGTGCGGCACTTCACCGAGACTCGCTTGTCAGGCCAGCATCGGTGTCGATGGGGGCGCGACGTCACATTCGTCATCGATCCGGAAACCGTCGGCGCCGGTGGCCTCCAGCCGCCACTCGGTGCCTCGGCGCGCGTCAGCACAGCCGGGCGCCGAGTGGCGTGGACTGCCGAGGGATCGATCAGATGCGGAACGGTCCCGCATCGACGAGCAGGGCGGGCGCGGTGATGCTCTCCATGAACGTCTGTTCGCCGCGTTCTCGTTCGGCGCCGACGGCAAGGATGTGGTCGAGGACCTCGTCCATGCGGAAAGTGAGCCGAACCGGTGGGTGCCAGGCGACGATGTTGCCGCCGCTCACCCAATACGTCGCGCCGCGCGTGGTGCCGGTGACGAGTGTGTCCTTGGGGTGCAGCACTCGCAGGTAGTCGAGCCAGCTGACGACGAGGCCTTCGCCGCAGCCCGTCAGCAGGTCCTCGTCCGAGCTTTCTCTGGCGGCCATGAGCAGGTGGGACGGTGCGGGATCGGCGCCGAAGCGCCAGCCGAACGGCACGCCGTGCCCGGTCGAGACGCCGCCGGTCACTCCGGCGCGCTCGAGGTTCGAGACCACGCCGGCGAGGTCCCCTTCGTTACGAGCGGGGTGCGCACGCGGGGACTGCCCTTCACGTCGAAACCGCTGGGCAGGCCTTCGGGATCGGTTCCGTCGTCCACCACGGTGATCAGGTCGCTGGTGACGGGCATGCC
The sequence above is a segment of the Amycolatopsis sp. 2-15 genome. Coding sequences within it:
- a CDS encoding glycosyltransferase family 2 protein, which gives rise to MAFSGEDRERAPATSVVVCAYTTARWHTIRAALASAAGQTPAPLEVLLVVDHNPELARRARAELPGIRILDNEGPRGLSGARNTGIDHSVGDVIAFLDDDAAALPGWLAHLLAPYADPDVVAVGGAARPQWPTGSGRPAWLPATGVLDWVAGCTYTGLPTALAEVRNVMGCTMSFRRTVFDAIGGFSTRVGRVGTLPLGCEETELCIRAHRQLPRARILFEPRATVTHQVSVDRLTWSYLRRRSWSEGVSKAAVSRLAGTGPALAVERRYVARVLPAAVGHELVQAARGRPANASKAIIAIATALLATAGGYLRESARRRSSSVPSAAEPAVTAPATAVTELDIRHGPEALPVPANPGIVYRDAQVLVRDGRWALDLLRLPVTGTRVNSEDLRLAAPPTRPEPGSWTPKVSVVVPTADRADKVRRCVKSLLATDYPDLEVLLVDNRPHAAAAAALVELASGDPRTRYLAEAEPGVSRARNTGLAEACGPLVAFVDDDIEVDRWWLANLVAELADETVDCATSLVLPTSLDTPAQRKFEQLKGFGRGVRRQVFGPDLSGGGSQNPFTPGQFGPGGCALWRRSTLAGLGGFDPLLGPGTPTRAGEDLELFLRLARAGGSIVYTPHAVAWHEHSAEWAELRDHLHAYSIGLSAMFVRHLLHRPGDAGAIAAVVPSRVRRILLARSSPRDDGSAGPGARLLLEQLTGLAWGPAALARSAWRARCRWSRCP